AGTGCCCCGCATTCATATGCTAATCCACACGTCGATTTCGCCGTAATATTTCGGGCATAAACTCTTTGAAGGGATTGACAACAGCTAACAAATACTTCGCAAAAACACATCCAGTTAAAGCTATGCCTGCTTGAGTAACGTACGTCGTAGAAAATCACCTTACAAAATGCTCTACTCACTCCTAGTatattagttgcaagaatttgatgttagatcaagataaaaacttaaccctgataagtttgagtattctcatcattgctttacttgataatgtatggatattaaagggagaagttatatttcaatacttctgggagttaacgGGTCAATGTGTGACCCAGGGGTGATATCATATGGAGAAAGTAAAtcctggtcactcttagggttgtaattaaaaatattttcgcaTACTTATTCTTTCCACTGTGTTCTTCAGAGGTGTTTGCTTGTCTCCTCCAATAAATCCACAACAATTTAGTGCTTCACAATGGCAAATCTGAGCAACTTTCCTGattaatgacaaaaattataCCTATGAATTTTTTGTAAGCTTCTCCTTCCCAGTTCAAAAGGATCTTCTTTCTGTGTGACTGCTGTACAGTtcctcaaattttaaaaactctcaGTTTAGTGTCACTCACAAACATGAAGCTTTGACAGTAGAATGTACATTGTCCACCTACCCGCAACACTGCAGTTTATAATCGAACGTGAGCTCTGCACCAGCTGGGATGGGTCGCTGAGTAAAAAATCCAATCCTCAACAAGCAATGGACAGTCCGCTGCAAGaagcaaaagaacaaaaccCATTCAGTTCCGATCTTAACCCTCTACACCAGAACATCAGTACTCTATACAActcctaaggagctgacaaggagcaTTTGTtaagcaatcaagagcttcttaagttacttatcatttccttaattctcatgacctacaggtttgattcaggagtaatattatgaggagaaattggatgctagccattcttaagggttaaaggatttaaGTACAGCTGTAgatgtgttttctttcagtttcctgtcAATCAATCTACTGTCGATTACTTCTGGAAAAAGAAGTGATAAGCCAGCATTATTGATCATAATATAAACTGGTAAAATGGACTGAACAATTTATTAAACTACCTTTTGAGTTTCACAATTTGAGTCACAGCTGTGGTTGATAAATCAAGACAAGTTCCCCTTGTAGGTGGCATCAATTAGCTGAACAAAGAAGGAATTTTAAAGAAGCTATAACTCATTAAGTAACAAAACCATGAACTATAATGATTTGTCCACCTAGATGTACTGTATTACGTATAGTACCTAAAAAGATGGGCGCTTATTGTGTAGTGTCGTCATTCAGACATAGAGAGACTATTCCTTCTTCATTGCCAAAGGCTAACTGAACTTTATTGATAAATACGTTACACATATACAAGTATAAGAGTTTACTGACTAATTGTTATTTTACAGCATGCAGGTATTTCCCGTACAGAAGGATTACTGCATGTTTTCACGGCAAGGGGCCGCGAGTAGCTTGGAGTGATTGAAAATGCGGTCTAGAGCTTAGAAGCCAGGACAGGACGCAGTTAAGCTGTGTTCGctcaatatttcttttccttaagGCCCGTTTACGCAGGCAGGCCTTAAGGACTGATCGCAGAAGTCTAAATTGTATTCTGCTGAAAATTTCTTCTCGCGTTGTCAATGTTCAACCACTGGCGCGATGAGTATAAGAGAGTATGCaagccaagaaaacaaaaaggtgttATTTTCGCACCTTTTTACGTTTGACTGATTTCACTTTTTCCGCTTGAAGTGCGCAGtccgttaaattttttttgtgatgttttctgaTGTTTAGCGAGCAAGCGGCGATGAGTAGCTGCAAGCGATAAAAATGGGCGGCTGGTAGACACCATCTCAGTTTTATAGCTTTATACGCTGtgcttctttaaaaaatgacttaaatttaagtttaaatttactTCGTGCATggcttaataattatttaactaATTGCGCCTGTATCGACGAAAACGATATACGAAAACAGAACTGTTGTCGATTGGCAAGAGGAcaagtttgtcttttgcacCTTTCCACGTTTAAATGATTATTGTTCCACtgctaaaaaaaaccaattaaaataagataagaaaaaaaattaagacataTTGCAATGAAGACACCGCTCGATGTCGAGAGTGTGTAGAAAGGCgggttggttttggttttcttagaCTATTGTCAGGCtcgcgtttttgttttttggtctaTTGAAGCAAATAAACCTCGCTGTTGAAGGCAAAACAATGGGTGCGATTTTCGCACCTTTTTCCGTTTCAGTGACTTTATTCTCCGGTTGGCCACAAgttcttaaacaaaaaattttcatcactgCATTaggtgagtgaaaaaaaaatggtgactTGTTTGGACTTGCTTGTTTAAACCATcgttttttgttcctttttaactcgtgaattgcgcgcatgcgcaagagcgagttatagatacgatgtggggaatgccattcgctcgctcgattggtcgattcctgtaaactttttttagattttaggcttttgagagCATTTGATcgtttttggcgagcaataaacagacgaaatggcgacctttgttgctaagaatagtggtggggtgaaaaagaagccaatgataatcttaaaagagttttttttttcgttttagtttcaacaagcggcgccagcgactggcaggcatgcaaggattcacactgaaataacagaacaaccttcgtttttcataaaattgtaatttacaatccttgaacttgaaaacaatccgaagattcattgaaaatatcacttactgcgaagcgctcggagtttacagatgttcaaatgCTTTTTCCattatggcgtgagattgaggacaacattgatcattacgtttcgtcgcgtgtgtttttcctgtgtgaagcaacagaagatgccggcgactgacgaaataacaagttaacacgaaaatcaaataacacctaaacaaacaattttagctgtcgattttcagtgaatttttaaagaacaattttcttttaagtttcaagacaatttgaagattcaacatatatacaacgtactaaaatgcgaaagttacacaccacaaaattgataaataggcctgaaatgaaattctatcttgttattaattatacgttgcctagcacgtgacttaaatctacccaggcggagatccaaaatgacggtggcacgcttggcttagttatatcactccaaactcgttcccgtttgtctcatttgataaaatgggaatcgttaatgttttcattaagacagtattgcctttattttctaatatttacaacgaaagacagtaaatttcacttttcacccacatttacttccaaccttttcttttgaaccagaaacaaaaatgatagacgtttaaaacacatggcatcatccaccttgtcaaatccaatagcatgatcatttcaattgtaatgccttcttatcccaacgttactttgtttctttgctacattagcgaacactgaactactgctcgtactctagatatgacaatcaactacaaaattccctaaaccagataacattaaacatagtcTAAAcaatcatgtgtcaattcacgagtttgctcacagagcactttgattttttttcgaaaCGACTCCCTACCTTGCGCGCGCTCACGTTTCTCgtagatttgcttttttttttatccgctCACGAGACGCCGTTCAAAAATAAACGGTGACGGGCCATTCAGTGGTACTTGCATATAAAGGCCTCGTAAACGCAAGTCATAATCACTTTAGATTATCCCTTACTGATAGAATAGCTAAGAACATGAGCAAGCTTTACGAAGTCTCGAAAGTGCTCGATAAGCGTACATACGCCCACGGTCGCGTTCAGTACCTCGTCCGCTGGCGTGGCTATGGAAAGAAGAACGATAGCTGGGTGGATGAAGCCGACACAAACGAGCGCCTTAAACAAGTGTTTAGGACACGCCACCAAGGAACTCCGGGCTTGCTGCAGACCTTAGCTGTGTTAGTGGCAGAAAAGCTGAACATGAAGAAACCGCCAACAACCAGCATCGTGAGACGTTCGTCTGTCACCATGCCGATGGATGCCGAGACCTTTAAAGAGTTGTTCGGTGGTCTTCCTTCCGCGCCAAATCTTTTGCAAGCGACAAAGTTTTCTGTGCCCATTCACGAGCTTGACGCCATAATGCCTGCCGGATGGTCACTAAATACTTTCAAAACCTCCACAACTTATCGGTTGCAGCCCGGCAAGCCCGTCGAGATTGCTCTCGTAGAGCGCAAGAAAGTGTTTTTTGATCATTCGGGGTGTTTGCGCTGTCAAGGCGGGAATGGAGCCCCCGTCGCTTGTAAAGACGTGGTGCGGAAAGTAGTATTCGGTTCAACCCTTCTAAAATCTCGTTCTACCGTGAGCGGAACAAGCAAGCCGAGCGAAAGCCCAAGGAGCGCACGAGACTAACCTGGGCGAAACCAAGATCAGTCGCCAAGTAGAAAACAGTGACTTACCGCTGGGTAGTCACTTcaacaaacggctcctttaggagccaccaaatatAAGAAAGCAATGACCAACTCGAATGTGTGGTACTCTTTTATTTCCCTTATCTAGCCCTTTTTTGCATTCATTGTTTGCCTAAAAAAGATCTGTATTCAAGCCACTTCAATTGAATCGAAAGTTCGCCTACGCCTCACTCTCAGATCGCGCTGATTCTGTGTATCACTGAAATAACCTAAAATAACCTTTATTCAAGGAACTTTTTATCCATTTGCTCGTCTGAACTAGCCTCGCGTCTTGTTGAGATTGCTAATGAGCCTTAAACCTGCTAGCGTGTCCTGGAAATTGTCCCTTTTCATTTTTGCCCTAAAATTATGTAACACCGGAACGTGGTAATTTGACACCGATATCAGTAACTTCTTGTGTGGTGTCAGTGTCAAAAGCGTGGTCCGTTCATCGATCATGGAGAAAGCAGGGCACGAGGCATGGTAAGTGAGAAGTAAATGCACCCGTATTAAGTACTTCTGCCTGCAACTTATCTGAGTTTGTAAACACGAAAGTATTTCTTAGTCGATCAACACATCATAGTTCACAGTAAGAGCTTGTAAACCCGCCGGTGGTTTAGTGAAATGTCTAAATTTATTCTCGAGCTGACATTTCCTACTTAGCGGATTATACACAATTAAAAAAGTATTCAGTCAAGACTTTGAAGGGTCCGTTTAGTGACTGACTACAAAATACACCTCAAATAAGTATAACTTTGAgggatgaaaatgttttagTATAATAAATGTCATCGGTTTAAGAAGTTATGGAAATTTAACgccgaaaaataaaaacttcctaAGCGGGAGTTCCTACTGATACCACCATGGTCGAGCCAGAGGATAAGTAATTGCGGTGTAAAATGGCTAAACTTTTAAGTGGTGGGGGCATTACACAGCCTTTTCTGCTAGCCGTTGTTGAGCGTTGGTACAACCTGGTGCATTCTGATAGATCTCGCTCAATAGGCCAttcatcaactgaaaaaaataaacagatttaCACATATAAATGCTGATAAAGACAAAATGTAAATGTGACTAAATTATTTGTGTGTGTTAAGAATATGACAGCTCTGTGATGACAAAGATTAATTACATATATAGAATAcatgatttttaaaacaaattttccctaCTTACTATCAAGGTTGTTAATTTGTTCCTTGCAACAATAGCACCAGATGCAGAAGAATTTGGAGCTGGCACCATTGAGACCATACACAAGGGCTAAAAATTTCCACCACAACCGCAGCGTCTACCCCTGACCAGAGCAATGCTCCTCACGAGCCACACCCTGAAGAGGTGACTGTCCCGGAACAATGTCGGAGGTCAGAGCGTGTCAGGAGGAGCCCAGCATACCTCAAGGACTATATCCGTGACTAGACTCGTGACTTTAAATCCTTCTTCGCGGTTATCATAGGGTTCAGTTTTCTCGTTTACCGATCCTCTCATGTCGAACTCATCAGCTGATAGATTTTGTCCTATGGCATTGATTCTGAACTGAACTGACATTGACACTTTTAttggttaattttcttttttttttttctctctttctttttctctttttccaaaCTATtcttcgcaaaaaaaaaaacaaaacaaaacaaaaacaaaacaaaaacaaaaaaaacaaaaaaaaaagggaggatGTTACAATATGTACGTGATTACATGCGCCATCAATGTCTAACTAGACTGAGATCGAGTTACATCTGTATTGTCTTACAACGCGGTATGCTACTGAATGGTTAATAAAAACGGATCTTGAAACAGTCTGAGCAACAAAAcctgtaaaaagaaataaattgtttcatATAAAGTGAATATattaaattcatatatttgaactgtggaataacattttaagcaaatgataGGTCATTGCACTGTCATTGTACTCAGCTTTTAAAAGCAGTTgagaaaataaagcctgaaaaaagttCAGGCTTGAATGGGGTtcaaatttgcttaaaaattatttaatgtaAAGAATTCAGCCATAAACATCCAGGCTTATGGAAAGATGATTATCACATCTTGTAACAAAATCAACACTCACCACTCAATATCAAAATGTTCCCCATCAATTGTGATTCCTGTTGTCTTGAGTTGAtcaatttcttcaaaagtttgtCCAAGACAAGCTTTTAATTCATCATAGTCCTCTTTACCTGTGGAATGATGGAGATGGTCAATTGACTGTGACAAGGAGCTCAGACTCATAAAcatattaataatttttctgataCTGTTTACTCCTGGATAAATATAAGCTCAATATTTTGCATACAAGCCCTTTAAGGGCTAAAGAACAAAGTTTTAAATGGGACCAAAATTTTGTGAATGCAAACCTTGAGATTTTAGGCCCTCTACTTTTGGGAGAGGTGAGATTTTGACCAgcaaaaaacattgttttctcaAATATTCCTGAGTAGGTTTAGtaaagatgaaaaatttttacagtactTGTTGGCCCATGTTAACACAAATGTAAcccttttagttttgatttaaaatggcAAGTTTagcatgaaaaattatgaagaaaggaGCTTCGGTGTTTTTCTGCCCTTTTATGCTGCGGAAtaccagttaaaaaaaaaagtcacagttattttaagacttcACATACTGCCCAAAAAGGATGCTTGGAGCTTTCCATCtaatatgtacatgtaatatatcatttttcattttattatagttttatgaaaaacgaaacaGTGTAGACATTAAGATCTATGCACTTACCTTTGTACAATGCCAGGGTATACTGGTATTCATACGTTGCTTTGTTCTCACACAAGATGTTAAAAACTGCCATCACGGTGCCGATTCTTTTGCTGGTTCGCCTCCCATCTGCCGCAAATCGCAGCTTAATTTTAGAACCATCTTTCTTGATGGCCTCTTTGACTTCGGGTATAGTGATTAAATATTCCAGAACATCGCAAACCATTCTACGGGCACCATCACCTTGCTTGGCCTGCATTAATTCAAAAccccaaaaaagtaattaataagTATTTGACACAATCAGTTACAACATCATAAGAGACTAATCTCATACCCACCAAAGATTAAACATAGGCTTAGTTAAATAtggtttaaaattgttttctttggcaaatGTGCTGACTGAATGTTTTTCACTTTCAGCAAAGCTTTTTGCCCTCACAGAAAGTCAATGCTTGTTGCCATAGCACCTTTGACACacacaaatgatcaaaataaaaaatcttggaTTGTTGTTGATAAATCAGCGTGAATGCCAGGAACACAAACCCTTATGCCTAAGAAATTATATGGCTTCCGCTTGTCATCCTGTTAAACTTACTGTGGGGAGCCACCTCCATCGTACTTTAAAAAGCTATAACTGCCTCGAGTGTAATATAAGTTtaccaacaaaataatttacctcTGGAATTGGAATTACTTCGATTTCCTTATTTTGTGTCCTCCTTCCCTGCAATATTGTTGACAGTGGCGGGACGTGACTTCGGACACTTTCGGGGAACGCCATCCTCAGTTCATGGTAGGCTCTATCGCTCACAAGCCCCTCATCCTTCACCGCCAAAATCCTTTGGACAACCTCGAAAGAGTAACCCTCGTCTTCGTGGTCATGTTGGCCGTCGGAAAGTGGGATCACCAGTTCCCGGTCGCTTACGTCAAATTTAATCTGTGCGAAAAAAGAACAGAACATCTAAATGCGAAGCCTGTTTGTACAGAcgtctctaattttttttggttcctgGGTTGCAGGGTTGGAAGAAAACGGAGACGTCTTCGCGCTGGAATAAGTTTACGTTATATAATCAacacaaaaatcacaaaataaatgaaattattaagTTTAAACAAGCAGTATCTTAGGTCCTCAAGAAGAAATAAGTGGTGGCGAGCAGGAATCCAAGTGTTTTTTCCGAAGTTTTTCACCATCCAGTTAGAAATATACAGCGCCGTTTTGTTGTCAGTAGGTGTACCGAGATGCCGCCATGTTTTCAGCGGTTTCTTCTAAAAGTCATACCGTGGGCACACTACATACGTCACGTCCAAAAATTTTTTGCgaagagctaaaaaaaaaaatgagcaattCAAGGCTTGGATTAcagctaaaataaattttgccttAAAATAACCAGAAGTCGGTATCTATTTGCAGTAGGCCCTGGTAAGTCCCTAAAGGTACTTAGCACCTGCCTTCACTATGCATGTTCAATGAAGAGTtcatatttcagaaaaataaaaagtaaatttttcgaCTGGCTTATAATATTTCAGCGCTATCACACAGATTGCTTATGACACTGAATAAACATTGTTAATGAAAAGATTTATCATCCGTTCTCGTTGAGCCATTAGACGCATGAGGTCTCAATAAAAAGATTGACCAATGTGAAACTAGGGGCGACGAATGGTGAATGCAACGTTTTTCTCTTGGATCGAGACTGTTTTCAACCTTTGATTTGCGATTTTGTCCCCAGCATGATCATGTAAGCTTAAAGATATGAGACTGCGAGACGTTCAGAACCGccgaaaaaaatacattgcgaGACCCGCAAAATTTGACCAAATTTTTGCGAGACCTTCAAAGACCATTCACCACCCCTAAAAACTtagtgataaagaaaaattcgtaATGATACGTACCTCAATCGGTTTGAATTCCGCTGGTAAAATCTCTGTGGCATTTCGGAGGtactctttgatttttttcctcttcatagACCGCGAAGACTTATCTACGTCCCAGTAGTTTTTTCGGCTAACGTTAAACTTCACAGCGTTCTTTACAGGGTCCACTGCTAGGCGACTTTGG
The sequence above is a segment of the Pocillopora verrucosa isolate sample1 chromosome 13, ASM3666991v2, whole genome shotgun sequence genome. Coding sequences within it:
- the LOC136277733 gene encoding uncharacterized protein; its protein translation is MFSEFKVDKLQANVLYKRGPRHFDIEQSVLSLPLLEAYDQRIRHLHEIVSDQATELAERRAEVFQLRQELQLLRNELAQSRLAVDPVKNAVKFNVSRKNYWDVDKSSRSMKRKKIKEYLRNATEILPAEFKPIEIKFDVSDRELVIPLSDGQHDHEDEGYSFEVVQRILAVKDEGLVSDRAYHELRMAFPESVRSHVPPLSTILQGRRTQNKEIEVIPIPEAKQGDGARRMVCDVLEYLITIPEVKEAIKKDGSKIKLRFAADGRRTSKRIGTVMAVFNILCENKATYEYQYTLALYKGKEDYDELKACLGQTFEEIDQLKTTGITIDGEHFDIEWFCCSDCFKIRFY